Below is a genomic region from Salmo salar unplaced genomic scaffold, Ssal_v3.1, whole genome shotgun sequence.
ttcacctgtctagccagctgcccctgttcacctgttcacctgtctagccagctgcccctgttcacctgttcacctgtctagacagctgcccctgttcacctgttcacctgtctagccagctgcccctgttcacctgttcacctgtctagccaGCTGTTCACCTGATTGGAGCTGGTTCTTGTTCTAACATGTCTTCTTGAGTCAAGCAGATCAGATGTTCGATGTCCTTTAAGGTAACTGTTTCCTCCGCAGGTTAAATGTTCAGactgtctctttctgtcatcAGGATCTCTGGCCGTCGGACAGCGGCTCTCGACAAGGTGCCTCCGAGGTAAAAAcccaggaagtgtgtgtgtgtgtgtgtgtgtgcgtgtgtgtgtgtgtgtgtgtgtgtgtgtgtgtgtgtgtgtgtgtgtgtgtgtgtgtgtgtgtgtgtttgccagcgCCAATCTGTTTAGTAATGGACCCCCACTGGATCCAATCTGTTTAGTAATGGACCCCCACTGGATCCAATCTGTTTAGTAATGGACCCCCACTGGATCCAATCTGTTTAGTAATGGACCCCCACTGGATCCAATCTGTTTAGTAATGGACCCCCACTGGATCCAATCTGTTTAGTAATGGACCCCCACTGGATCCAATCTGTTTAGTAATGGACCCCCACTGGATCCAATCTGTTTAGTAATGGACCCCACTGGATCCAATCTGTTTAGTAATGGACCCCACTGGATCCAATCTGTTTAGTAATGGACCCCCACTGGATCCAATCTGTTTAGTAATGGACCCCCACTGGATCCAATCTGTTTAGTAATGGACCCCCACTGGATCCAATCTGTTTAGTAATGGACCCCCACTGGATCCAATCTGTTTAGTAATGGACCCCACTGGATCCAATCTGTTTAGTAATGGACCCCCACTGGATCCAATCTGTTTAGTAATGGACCCCCACTGGATCCAATCTGTTTAGTAATGGACCCCCACTGGATCCAATCTGTTTAGTAATGGACCCCACTGGATCCAATCTGTTTAGTAATGGACCCCCACTGGATCCAATCTGTTTAGTAATGGACCCCCACTGGATCCAATCTGTTTAGTAATGGACCCCCACTGGATCCAATCTGTTTAGTAATGGTCCCCCACTGGATCCAATCTGTTTAGTAATGGACCCCCACTGGATCCAATCTGTTTAGTAATGGACCCCCACTGGATCCAATCTGTTTAGTAATGGACCCCCACTGGATCCAATCTGTTTAGTAATGGACCCCCACTGGATCCAATCCGTTTAGTAATGGACCCCACTGGATCCAATCTGTTTAGTAATGGACCCCACTGGATCCAATCTGTTTAGTAATGGACCCCCACTGGATCCAATCCGTTTAGTAATGGACCCCACTGGATCCAATCTGTTTAGTAATGGACCCCCACTGGATCCAATCTGTTTAGTAATGGACCCCCACTGGATCCAATCTGTTTAGTAATGGACCCCAACTGGATCCAATCTGTTTAGTAATGGACCCCCACTGGATCCAATCTGTTTAGTAATGGACCCCCACTGGATCCAATCTGTTTAGTAATGGACCCCCACTGGATCCAATCTGTTTAGTAATGGACCCCCACTGGATCCAATCTATCTATCCTCTGTATCTATCtaaccctctatctatctctgtgtctAGGTGCTGTAtctctctaaccctctatctatctctgtgtctATAGGACTAGGTGCTGTATCTATCtaaccctctatctatctctgtgtctAGGTGCTGTATCTATCtaaccctctatctatctctgtgtctAGGTGCTGTAtctctctaaccctctatctatctctgtgtctATAGGACTAGGTGCTGTATCTATCtaaccctctatctatctctgtgtctAGGTGCTGTAtctgtctaaccctctatctatctctgtgtctAGACTAGGTGCTGTAtctctctaaccctctatctatctctgtgtctAGGTGCTGTATCTATCtaaccctctatctatctctgtgtctAGGTGCTGTAtctctctaaccctctatctatctctgtgttTAGGTGCTGTATGTGCCCCAGACAAGGGAGAGGTTCACAGCCTCGTCCTTTATGTCCAGGGAGCGTTTCAGTCGCTTCCAGCCCACCTGCCACTACCTGACCCGCGACCTCCATCTTCCCCCCACCATCTCCCTGTCTGACGGAGAGGAGCCCCCGCCCTACCAGGGTCCCTGTACCTTACAGCTGAGGGACCCGGAGCAGCAGTTAGAGTTGAACAGAGAGTCGGTCAGGGCCCCTCCCAACAGAACCATCTTTCACAGCGACGCGATAGACGTGCACGGTGGAGGGGCTGGAGGGCCGAGGCCACCCAGCAGTAACTCTGGTATCAGCGTAGCCAATAGCAGCAGCAGCCACGGACGCATGGAACACCCGCCTCCGGCGTATTGCGAGGTGATTGGTCAGCACTACCCTGGCTTCTTTCACCACCCGCACAGCGATAACACACTCGGGACCTGGACCGGGGGCGGGACCAGCCTGCAGGGCCAATCGGAAAGCACAATACCTGCCAAGGGCAGGAAAGGGGAGGAGCTGAGGTGAGATGGAGGAGGGACTATGCTGTCGGAGACTCCTCCCCCTGTAAAGGACAATCTCTTGATGGACCGACACTCCCAGGATGCACAACTAAACACAACATTACCAACCTGCACAACTAAACACAACATTATCAACCTGCTACAACATTATCAACCTATACAACTAAACACAACATTATCAACCTGCTACAACATTATCAACCTATACAACTAAACACAACATTACCAACCTGCTACAACATTATCAACCTATACAACTAAACACAACATTATCAACCTGACGATGTTACCAACCTGCAACAACTAAACACAACATTACAACTAAACACAACATTATCAACCTGCTACAACATTATCAACCTGTACAACTAAACACAACATTATCAACCTATACAACTAAACACAACATTACCAACCTGCTACAACATTACCAACCTGCTACAAGTAAACACAACATTACCAACCTGCACAACTAAACACAACATTACCAACATGCTACAACATTATCAACCTGCACAACTAAACACAACATTATCAACCTGCTACAACTAAACACAACATTACTAACCTGCTACAACATTATCAACCTGCACAACTAAACACAACATTAACAACCTGCACAACTAAACACAACATTATTACTGCTACAACTAAACACAACATTATCAACCTGCTACAACATTACcaacctgctacaactcaacacaacattaccaacctgcacaactcaacacaacattaccaacctgcacaactaaacacaacattaccaacctgctacaactcaacacaacattaccaacctgctacaactaaacacaacattaccaacctgctacaactaaacacaacattatcaacctgctacaactcaacacaacattaccaacctgctacaactcaacacaacattaccaacctgctacaactaaacacaacattaccaacctgctacaactcaacacaACATTACCAACATGCTACAACTCAACACAACATTACCAACCTGCTACAACATTATCAACCTATACAACTAAACACAACATTACCAACCTGCTACAACATTACCAACCTGCTACAACTAAACACATCATTACcaacctgctacaactcaacacaACATTACCAACATGCTACAACATTATCAACCTGCACAACTAAACACAACATTATCAACCTGCTACAACTAAACACAACATTACTAACCTGCTACAACATTATCAACCTGCACAACTAAACACAACATTAACAACCTGCACAACTAAACACAACATTATTACTGCTACAACTAAACACAACATTATCAACCTGCTACAACATTACcaacctgctacaactcaacacaacattaccaacctgcacaactcaacacaacattaccaacctgcacaactaaacacaacattaccaacctgctacaacattatcaacctgctacaactcaacacaACATTACCAACCTGCTACAACTAAATACAACATTATCAACCTATACAACTAAACACGACATTATCAACCTGCTACAACTAAATACAACATTACTAACCTGCTACAACATTACCAACCTGCACAACTAAACACAACATTACCAACCTGCTACAACATTATCAACCTGCACAATTAAACACAACATTACCAACCTGCACAACTAAACACGACATTACcaacctgctacaactcaacacaacattaccaacctgctacaactaaacacaacattaccaacctgctacaactcaacacaacattatcaacctatacaactaaacacaacattatcaacctgctacaactaaacacaacattaccaacctgctacaactcaacacaacattaccaacctgctacaactcaacacaacattaccaacctgctacaacattaccaacctgctacaactcaacacaACATTATCAACCTGCTACAACATTATCAACCTATACAACTAAACACAACATTACCAACCTGCTACAACATTACCAACCTGCTACAACTAAACACAACATTACCAACCTGCTACAACTAAACACAACATTACCAACCTGCTACAACATTACCAACCTGCTACAACTAAACACAACATTATcaacctgctacaactcaacacaacattaccaacctgctacaacattatcaacctgctacaactcaacacaACATTACCAACCTGCTACAACTAAATACAACATTA
It encodes:
- the LOC106594293 gene encoding low-density lipoprotein receptor class A domain-containing protein 4, whose product is MQNITAPGSPNNNSDVICSCNGTGPQPEGMEISVLESAQILFILVLMTVMLLLIGCLFNHYKLSSCSFTTRQRQARRQAQHLQQDLWPSDSGSRQGASEVLYVPQTRERFTASSFMSRERFSRFQPTCHYLTRDLHLPPTISLSDGEEPPPYQGPCTLQLRDPEQQLELNRESVRAPPNRTIFHSDAIDVHGGGAGGPRPPSSNSGISVANSSSSHGRMEHPPPAYCEVIGQHYPGFFHHPHSDNTLGTWTGGGTSLQGQSESTIPAKGRKGEELR